From the genome of Nocardia sp. NBC_01503, one region includes:
- a CDS encoding SAM-dependent methyltransferase, translated as MSGDGAAVTADTNQHYDLDPDIFGQFLDPLRKYSSGLYESDSDTLESAQRNKLRFVARRLGLSGGERLLDIGCGWGSLILFMAQEYGCHTLGVSPAPRQHEYIAEQAAVRGVAGLVRTQVGHFEEMDLAAGSMDAVTMLGSIVHMPDLDEVFRRARAVLRRNGTLYVSESCFRNAAAHKAFDERAGTEFVRSNIFGWGDLRPLSDLLTAAEDAGFSIIAVDDLTDQYRRTIEDWIGNVDAAAERIDAHQPGLAAELRHYLEVANAGWGYTTKHYALTCRKAR; from the coding sequence ATGTCGGGCGATGGCGCGGCGGTCACCGCCGACACCAATCAGCATTACGATCTGGACCCCGATATCTTCGGCCAGTTCCTGGACCCGCTGCGCAAGTACAGCTCCGGACTGTACGAATCCGACAGTGACACTTTGGAATCGGCGCAACGCAACAAACTGCGGTTCGTGGCCCGGCGACTCGGCCTGAGCGGTGGTGAGCGGCTGCTCGACATCGGCTGCGGCTGGGGTTCGCTCATCCTGTTCATGGCGCAGGAGTACGGCTGCCACACCCTCGGGGTGAGCCCGGCGCCGCGCCAGCACGAGTACATCGCCGAACAGGCCGCGGTGCGCGGCGTGGCGGGCCTGGTGCGGACCCAGGTGGGCCATTTCGAGGAGATGGACTTGGCCGCGGGCAGTATGGACGCGGTCACCATGCTCGGCTCCATCGTGCATATGCCGGATCTGGACGAGGTGTTCCGGCGGGCGCGCGCGGTGCTGCGCCGCAACGGCACGCTCTACGTCTCGGAGAGCTGCTTCCGTAATGCCGCCGCGCACAAGGCTTTCGATGAGCGAGCCGGTACCGAGTTCGTGCGCTCGAATATCTTCGGCTGGGGCGATCTGCGGCCGCTGTCGGATCTTCTCACCGCCGCCGAGGACGCCGGGTTCTCGATCATCGCCGTGGACGATCTCACCGATCAGTACCGGCGCACCATCGAGGACTGGATCGGCAATGTCGACGCCGCCGCAGAGCGGATCGACGCGCATCAGCCCGGATTGGCCGCCGAACTGCGGCACTATCTGGAGGTCGCCAATGCCGGATGGGGTTACACCACAAAGCATTACGCGCTCACCTGCCGCAAGGCCCGGTAG
- a CDS encoding cytochrome P450 family protein, with protein sequence MVDSETTDRIETIGAEFFADPHAHYRRWREHGTVRRVRFPDGVIRWIILGYAEGRAALADPRLRKDIAHIDALVSVKRSTPPTDPRQLALVTHMLNIDPPDHTRLRKLVGKAFTAQRVAGLRPRIEEITSGLLDAVDGRDEVDLLREFAVPLPITVICELLGVPLAERDEFQQWTRDLVGVVGLEAERTRASLAMAGYLTRLVRTKQAAPRDDLLSGLIVAGRDGDALTEAELVAMSFLLLVAGYETTVNLIANGTLALLRNPDRLSALRTDPTAIADAVEEFLRYDGPVNLSTVRYTAEPITVADTEIPAGELVYIAVAAANHDPARYPDPASLDPTRAPAPHLAFGHGIHFCLGAPLARLEAQIAFAALLQRFPELCLSPAATVEWQSSTLIRGLLELPVRLRTPIRST encoded by the coding sequence ATGGTGGATTCCGAAACGACGGACCGGATCGAGACCATCGGCGCGGAGTTCTTCGCCGATCCGCACGCACACTATCGACGCTGGCGCGAGCATGGCACCGTGCGGCGGGTTCGCTTCCCCGACGGGGTGATTCGCTGGATCATCCTCGGCTACGCCGAAGGCCGTGCGGCACTGGCGGATCCGCGCCTGCGCAAGGACATCGCGCATATCGATGCGCTCGTGAGCGTCAAACGATCCACTCCCCCAACGGATCCGCGGCAGTTGGCACTGGTCACACATATGCTCAATATCGACCCGCCCGACCACACCCGGCTGCGCAAGCTGGTCGGCAAGGCGTTCACCGCCCAGCGGGTCGCCGGACTGCGCCCGCGTATCGAGGAGATCACCAGCGGCCTACTGGACGCCGTCGACGGCCGTGACGAGGTGGATCTGCTCCGCGAATTCGCTGTGCCGCTGCCGATTACGGTCATCTGCGAGCTGCTGGGCGTACCGCTCGCCGAGCGCGACGAATTCCAGCAGTGGACGCGTGACCTGGTCGGAGTGGTGGGGCTCGAAGCCGAACGCACCCGCGCGTCGCTGGCCATGGCCGGCTACCTCACCCGCCTGGTGCGTACCAAACAGGCCGCACCGCGGGATGATCTGCTCTCCGGGCTGATCGTTGCGGGCCGGGACGGCGATGCCCTCACCGAAGCCGAATTGGTGGCCATGTCGTTCCTGCTGTTGGTGGCGGGTTACGAAACCACCGTCAACCTCATCGCCAACGGCACCCTCGCCCTGCTGCGCAATCCGGACCGCCTGTCCGCACTGCGCACCGATCCCACCGCCATCGCGGACGCGGTGGAGGAGTTCCTGCGCTACGACGGCCCCGTCAATCTCTCCACCGTCCGCTACACCGCCGAGCCGATCACGGTGGCGGACACCGAGATCCCCGCCGGTGAACTCGTCTACATCGCAGTGGCCGCCGCCAATCACGATCCGGCCCGCTACCCCGATCCCGCATCGCTGGACCCCACTCGCGCCCCCGCTCCGCACCTGGCCTTCGGTCACGGCATCCACTTCTGCCTCGGCGCGCCCCTGGCCCGGCTCGAAGCCCAGATCGCGTTTGCCGCACTGCTGCAACGCTTTCCGGAGCTGTGCCTGTCCCCGGCTGCCACTGTCGAATGGCAGTCCAGCACCCTGATTCGCGGTCTGCTCGAGCTTCCCGTCCGGCTTCGGACACCGATTCGATCGACGTAG
- a CDS encoding cytochrome P450, producing the protein MSTAVPEITFDAFEPSERADPYPAYRRVRDAAALFPYAFGDVPVTLITRYEECSAVLTGADWGHGYSAGISPFRDSSAAIPGSFVRMDPPEHARYRKLVAKAFTPRMVGELAPVAGGVVDELVEKAVQRGELDILEDLAVPLAVAMIPVRLLGADPADGARFREWQLAIARGSDPDSLLGEADVTARGAAAIGCMGYFAELIARKKRTPTPDLLSELVAASVEGDKLTEPEVIGMSLLLLVAGMETSINLIGNGMLALLRHPEQLALLRERPELIGPALDEMLRYDAPTQFTIRVALADTVVGGREFKRGDGVVVLTASASRDDRVFPDADVFDITRYAGNRTARKHLGFSLGIHYCVGAPLARIEAEAAVRTLLDRAPELRIATDTVEYRPSLIHRGVLALPVTM; encoded by the coding sequence ATGAGTACCGCTGTTCCCGAGATCACCTTCGACGCCTTCGAACCGAGTGAACGCGCCGATCCGTACCCGGCCTACCGGCGCGTGCGCGATGCGGCCGCGTTGTTCCCGTACGCGTTCGGCGATGTACCGGTCACGCTGATCACCCGATACGAGGAATGCTCGGCGGTGCTCACCGGTGCGGACTGGGGACACGGATACTCCGCGGGTATCAGCCCGTTTCGGGACAGTAGTGCCGCCATCCCCGGTTCGTTCGTACGCATGGATCCGCCCGAGCACGCTCGCTATCGCAAGTTGGTGGCCAAGGCGTTCACCCCGCGCATGGTCGGCGAACTCGCGCCGGTCGCGGGAGGGGTGGTGGACGAGCTCGTCGAAAAGGCTGTCCAGCGTGGCGAACTCGACATTCTCGAGGATCTGGCGGTACCGCTGGCCGTGGCCATGATCCCGGTGCGGTTGCTCGGTGCGGACCCGGCCGATGGGGCGCGCTTCCGGGAATGGCAGTTGGCCATCGCTCGCGGCAGTGATCCGGACTCGCTGCTCGGGGAGGCCGATGTGACCGCGCGTGGTGCGGCGGCGATCGGTTGTATGGGGTACTTCGCGGAGCTGATCGCCCGCAAGAAGCGCACTCCCACACCGGATCTGCTCAGCGAATTGGTCGCCGCCAGCGTCGAGGGCGACAAGCTCACCGAGCCCGAGGTGATCGGCATGTCGTTGCTGCTGCTGGTGGCGGGGATGGAGACCTCCATCAACCTCATCGGCAACGGCATGCTCGCCCTGCTGCGCCATCCCGAACAGCTGGCGCTACTGCGCGAACGCCCCGAGCTGATCGGGCCCGCCCTCGACGAGATGCTGCGCTATGACGCGCCCACCCAGTTCACCATTCGCGTCGCGCTCGCCGATACCGTCGTCGGCGGCCGCGAATTCAAGCGCGGGGACGGGGTGGTCGTGCTCACCGCGTCGGCGAGCCGCGATGATCGGGTCTTCCCGGACGCCGACGTCTTCGATATCACCCGCTACGCCGGAAACCGCACCGCGCGAAAGCATCTCGGATTCAGCCTCGGCATCCACTACTGTGTGGGCGCACCCTTGGCGCGCATCGAGGCCGAGGCCGCTGTGCGCACGCTCCTGGACCGCGCGCCGGAACTGCGGATCGCGACCGACACCGTCGAATATCGTCCCAGCCTGATTCATCGGGGCGTGCTGGCGCTGCCGGTGACGATGTGA
- a CDS encoding AMP-binding protein produces MNSSDSFGTLPTGLADIAAAHPRVSATFWSTAENIEYAELHRAAESAAAALLARGVRRGEPVGILCPNAPEFIVSFFAITAAGAAATPLPLPAGIRRAAGYPQQLAAITAAAGMRTVLVSPAFAELVPLLDGVDVEFVDTATLSGPSADGPLPDHAAPGPDDLAVVQFTSGSTATPKGVRLTHRQVLSGLAAIREGIALDLDDQGGFWLPLFHDMGLFGTLSAILRGIPAHVWSPLAFVKDPARWLREFAASGTTITAMPNFGYEALLAAIPPEKVAEYDLSRWRIAFNGAEPISHAVVSAFTERFVPAGFAPSTMFGVYGMAEATLAVAFPPLGRAPIFEWVDRGGLADDFLAQPVSADEPGARAIAGVGGAVRGLRIRIVDPETVAPLPDGRVGEILIQGASVTDGYLAVDPAAVADRFIDGWLRTGDLGYLRGGELFVTGRCKDMITVRGVNHYAQDVEAAVTGVEGIYKRRCTAAVDPEGADVIALIAETELTGDDAAALAETIRKQVAAELGLAAVEVHLVAPRSIPRTSSGKLQRLAARDLIAQRQ; encoded by the coding sequence ATGAATTCCTCGGATTCGTTCGGCACCCTGCCCACCGGACTCGCCGACATTGCCGCCGCACATCCGCGGGTATCGGCGACTTTCTGGTCGACGGCGGAGAATATCGAGTACGCCGAACTGCACCGCGCCGCCGAGAGCGCGGCGGCGGCGCTGCTGGCGCGGGGCGTGCGGCGCGGGGAACCGGTCGGCATCCTGTGCCCCAATGCCCCCGAGTTCATCGTGAGCTTCTTCGCCATCACCGCGGCCGGCGCGGCGGCGACACCGCTGCCGCTGCCCGCCGGGATTCGCCGGGCCGCGGGATATCCGCAGCAGCTCGCCGCCATCACCGCGGCCGCCGGTATGCGCACGGTGCTGGTCTCACCCGCCTTCGCCGAGCTGGTGCCGCTGCTGGACGGCGTGGATGTCGAATTCGTGGATACCGCGACGCTTTCCGGCCCGTCCGCCGACGGCCCGCTCCCGGACCATGCCGCTCCCGGACCGGATGATCTGGCCGTGGTGCAGTTCACCTCCGGCAGCACCGCCACCCCCAAGGGCGTACGCCTGACCCACCGCCAGGTGCTGAGCGGACTCGCGGCGATTCGCGAGGGCATCGCCCTGGACCTCGACGATCAAGGTGGCTTCTGGCTGCCACTGTTCCACGATATGGGCTTGTTCGGCACGCTCTCGGCCATTCTGCGCGGTATTCCGGCGCATGTGTGGTCACCGCTGGCGTTCGTCAAGGATCCGGCGCGCTGGCTGCGCGAGTTCGCCGCCAGCGGCACCACCATCACCGCCATGCCGAACTTCGGCTATGAGGCGCTGCTGGCGGCGATCCCGCCGGAAAAGGTCGCGGAGTACGACCTGAGCCGCTGGCGCATCGCTTTCAATGGGGCGGAACCGATTTCGCACGCGGTGGTGTCCGCGTTCACTGAGCGCTTCGTCCCGGCGGGTTTCGCGCCGAGCACCATGTTCGGGGTGTACGGCATGGCCGAGGCCACCCTCGCCGTGGCCTTCCCACCGCTGGGCCGCGCCCCGATCTTCGAATGGGTCGATCGCGGCGGGCTGGCGGACGACTTTCTCGCACAGCCGGTTTCCGCCGACGAACCCGGTGCGCGCGCCATCGCGGGGGTGGGCGGAGCGGTCCGGGGGCTCCGGATCCGGATCGTCGATCCGGAGACCGTCGCCCCGCTGCCGGACGGGCGGGTCGGCGAGATCCTGATTCAGGGCGCATCGGTCACCGACGGCTATCTGGCGGTCGATCCCGCCGCGGTCGCGGATCGGTTCATCGACGGCTGGCTGCGCACCGGCGACCTCGGATATCTGCGTGGCGGTGAGCTTTTCGTCACCGGCCGCTGTAAGGACATGATCACCGTGCGCGGGGTCAACCACTACGCCCAGGATGTGGAGGCGGCGGTCACCGGCGTCGAGGGCATCTACAAGCGCCGCTGCACCGCGGCCGTCGATCCCGAGGGCGCCGATGTCATAGCCCTCATCGCCGAGACCGAGTTGACCGGTGACGATGCCGCCGCCCTCGCCGAGACCATCCGCAAGCAGGTGGCCGCCGAGCTCGGCCTGGCCGCCGTCGAGGTCCATCTCGTCGCACCGCGCAGCATCCCCCGCACCTCCAGCGGCAAGCTCCAGCGGCTCGCCGCCCGCGATCTCATCGCCCAGCGGCAGTGA
- a CDS encoding NAD(P)/FAD-dependent oxidoreductase yields the protein MGGRHAVVLGAGIAGLLTARVLSESFARVTILDRDRADGAHVRRGVPQGRHLHGLLDTGRAVFEELFPGCTEELVRRGATAAEVLVRTRWYVGGARLAPTPTGLTSVIASRPLLEDVLRERTRMIPNVSLREGITVHGLVGDVDRVTGVTVAGEGPVESFAADLVVDATGRGSRIEYWLSDIGAKVPECERLEVDLGYASRLFRYREGQLGGDASVIISTGPNGHGGGAVRIEGDRWLITLAGMLGDHPPTDPAGFREYAATLAAPDIHGIITDSEPLDDPVPYRFRSSVRRRFDRLAAMPAGLLVVGDALCAFNPLYAQGMTVAALQAIALRECLYAGGLPDELAARFHTASADAVNTAWRLAATSDLSNPGVTGTRDLRTRLTNVYVAQAHRAAHHDPVVARTFMRVAHLVEPPTALTHPLTAGRIMLRGNSSART from the coding sequence ATGGGCGGGCGGCACGCGGTCGTCCTGGGCGCGGGCATCGCGGGGCTGCTCACCGCGCGGGTGCTCTCGGAATCCTTTGCGCGCGTGACGATTCTGGATCGCGACCGGGCCGACGGCGCGCATGTGCGGCGCGGCGTACCACAGGGGCGGCATCTACACGGGCTGCTGGACACCGGCCGCGCCGTCTTCGAGGAGCTGTTCCCCGGATGCACCGAGGAGCTGGTGCGACGGGGTGCGACGGCCGCCGAGGTGTTGGTGCGGACCCGCTGGTATGTGGGCGGTGCGCGATTGGCCCCCACCCCGACGGGCCTCACCTCGGTGATCGCGAGCCGCCCGCTGCTGGAGGACGTGCTGCGCGAGCGCACCCGCATGATCCCGAATGTTTCTCTGCGCGAGGGTATTACCGTGCACGGTCTGGTCGGTGACGTCGATCGGGTGACCGGTGTGACCGTCGCCGGGGAAGGCCCCGTCGAGAGCTTCGCCGCGGATCTGGTGGTGGACGCCACCGGCCGTGGTTCCCGAATCGAGTACTGGCTCAGCGATATCGGTGCGAAGGTACCCGAATGCGAGCGGCTCGAGGTCGATCTGGGCTACGCCTCCCGGCTGTTCCGGTATCGGGAGGGGCAGCTGGGCGGGGACGCGTCGGTGATCATCTCGACCGGGCCGAACGGGCACGGCGGGGGTGCGGTGCGGATCGAGGGCGATCGCTGGCTGATCACCCTCGCGGGCATGCTCGGTGATCATCCGCCCACCGATCCGGCCGGATTCCGGGAGTACGCCGCCACCCTCGCGGCGCCCGATATCCACGGGATCATCACCGATTCCGAACCATTGGATGATCCGGTGCCCTACCGATTCCGATCCTCGGTGCGGCGGCGCTTCGATCGCCTGGCCGCGATGCCCGCCGGCTTGCTGGTGGTCGGGGACGCGCTGTGCGCGTTCAATCCGCTGTACGCCCAGGGGATGACGGTTGCCGCGTTGCAGGCCATCGCGTTGCGCGAATGCCTGTACGCGGGCGGTCTGCCGGATGAGCTGGCCGCACGGTTCCACACCGCGTCCGCCGATGCGGTGAACACCGCGTGGCGACTCGCCGCCACCTCCGATCTGAGCAATCCGGGTGTCACCGGAACCCGCGATCTGCGCACCCGGCTCACCAATGTGTATGTGGCGCAGGCGCATCGTGCCGCACATCATGATCCGGTGGTCGCTCGGACGTTCATGCGCGTCGCGCACCTGGTCGAACCTCCCACCGCACTGACACATCCGCTCACCGCCGGTCGGATCATGCTGCGCGGCAACAGTTCCGCGCGCACCTGA
- a CDS encoding ferritin-like domain-containing protein, whose product MHSYDVFRHYERLHWKLSDLDFDAIDRDLVRPEYITLAKSSAMGESNVIAAVHGFLAEFVDDYDFSTFAVVWGYQEVQHHYAFRTWLRAIGEDVQDRAVDAMREPYAPGSTPSATLATNIISELTVNHIYRAVSAWVQEPALKALLLNASRDEAGHAREFIHYATERLKRRPEELPSVLETLYVYSSEAKIKHPVSTFKAGIAELGDHETIDTGFDLFLEQVAAEGELDVLHDKVRRTFAALTGLDLSSNAKVRRALADAIA is encoded by the coding sequence GTGCACAGCTATGACGTCTTCCGCCACTACGAACGCCTGCACTGGAAACTGAGCGACCTCGACTTCGACGCGATCGACCGCGATCTGGTGCGGCCGGAGTACATCACCCTGGCCAAGAGCTCGGCCATGGGCGAATCCAATGTGATCGCCGCCGTGCACGGATTCCTCGCCGAATTCGTGGACGATTACGACTTCTCCACCTTCGCGGTGGTGTGGGGCTATCAGGAAGTGCAGCACCACTACGCGTTTCGCACCTGGCTGCGCGCCATCGGCGAGGATGTGCAGGACCGGGCGGTGGACGCCATGCGCGAGCCGTACGCGCCGGGCAGTACGCCGTCGGCGACGCTGGCCACCAATATCATCTCCGAGCTCACGGTGAATCACATCTACCGCGCGGTCTCGGCCTGGGTGCAGGAGCCGGCGCTGAAGGCGTTGCTGCTCAACGCGAGTCGCGATGAGGCCGGCCACGCGCGCGAGTTCATCCACTACGCCACCGAGCGCCTGAAGCGGCGGCCCGAGGAGTTGCCGTCGGTCCTGGAGACGCTGTACGTGTACAGCTCCGAGGCCAAGATCAAGCATCCGGTGAGCACCTTCAAGGCCGGGATCGCCGAACTGGGCGATCACGAGACCATCGACACCGGCTTCGATCTGTTCCTGGAGCAGGTCGCCGCCGAGGGTGAGCTCGATGTGCTGCACGACAAGGTGCGCCGCACCTTCGCCGCCCTGACCGGGCTCGACCTGTCCAGCAATGCCAAGGTGCGGCGCGCACTGGCCGACGCGATCGCATGA
- a CDS encoding acyl carrier protein: protein MSTTEILRTVTEIAVAETGLPESVLLPDADLRGMAGVDSVRVLRMIARIERRYDIELEDQDVFGTSTLAEVAGVVDKMLREAA, encoded by the coding sequence ATGTCCACCACTGAGATTCTGCGTACCGTCACCGAGATCGCCGTCGCCGAGACCGGTCTGCCCGAATCCGTCCTGCTGCCCGACGCCGATCTGCGCGGTATGGCGGGGGTGGATTCGGTGCGCGTGCTGCGCATGATCGCCCGTATCGAGCGCCGCTACGATATCGAGCTCGAGGACCAGGATGTCTTCGGCACCTCCACCCTCGCCGAGGTGGCCGGTGTGGTGGACAAGATGCTGCGCGAGGCCGCCTGA
- a CDS encoding acyl-ACP desaturase produces the protein MTTFESALLPIPELVCAVDGFLAASPAARSWDVETAFDWSAADAGRLSEGQRSAVQFVTYIEDHLPGYFDVYQRSFPVDDSVDLPTFTHNRELYHFTVRWALEEDTHSRALTRYQEASGMSDRDVLRDELAVEGRKPFELTYTHPVQFFAYALVQEKATQMYYHQLRDVVDDPVLGAVLTRLSRDEARHFSFMADVVSRYLRAQGDAAVEPIREVIAGFRMPLADTLRGYWRWALRIADVADYDHTAAYDHLIKVIDRAVDARTDRVDELADFIAQCRSLT, from the coding sequence ATGACGACCTTCGAATCCGCACTGCTGCCCATCCCGGAGCTGGTCTGCGCCGTGGACGGCTTCCTGGCGGCCTCGCCCGCCGCCCGCTCCTGGGATGTGGAGACCGCGTTCGACTGGAGCGCCGCCGATGCCGGGCGCCTGTCCGAGGGGCAGCGCTCGGCGGTGCAGTTCGTGACCTACATCGAGGATCACCTGCCCGGGTATTTCGATGTGTACCAGCGCAGCTTCCCGGTGGACGACAGCGTGGACCTGCCCACCTTCACGCACAACCGCGAGCTCTACCACTTCACCGTGCGCTGGGCACTGGAAGAGGACACGCACTCCCGGGCGCTCACCCGCTATCAGGAAGCCTCCGGGATGAGCGATCGCGATGTGCTGCGCGATGAGCTGGCGGTGGAGGGGCGCAAGCCTTTCGAGCTGACCTACACCCATCCGGTGCAGTTCTTCGCCTACGCGCTGGTGCAGGAGAAGGCGACGCAGATGTACTACCACCAGCTGCGCGATGTGGTGGACGATCCGGTGCTCGGGGCGGTGCTCACCCGATTGTCCCGCGATGAGGCACGGCATTTCAGCTTCATGGCCGATGTGGTGAGCCGGTATCTGCGAGCGCAGGGCGATGCGGCGGTGGAGCCCATTCGCGAGGTGATCGCGGGATTCCGTATGCCGCTGGCGGATACGCTGCGCGGGTACTGGCGGTGGGCGTTGCGCATCGCGGATGTGGCCGATTACGACCACACCGCCGCCTACGATCATTTGATCAAGGTGATCGATCGCGCGGTGGACGCGCGCACCGATCGGGTGGATGAGCTGGCCGATTTCATCGCCCAGTGCCGCAGCCTGACCTGA
- a CDS encoding PaaI family thioesterase yields MTTIDNHVQDKSAKRVGELTEVFQRGLDENLGVGASLGIRLESAGEGFTRYYLDPNAATINAMFTVHGGVIATLMDTAMGSAVFTKLGDGVAYTTLELKVNFIRSVTLDGSRLTCEATAVHVGRRTATAEGRITDAAGKLIAHGSTTILVLGGDR; encoded by the coding sequence ATGACCACCATCGATAACCATGTGCAGGACAAGTCCGCCAAGCGCGTCGGCGAACTCACCGAGGTATTCCAGCGTGGACTCGATGAGAATCTCGGCGTCGGCGCCTCGCTCGGTATTCGCCTGGAGAGCGCGGGCGAGGGCTTCACCCGCTATTACCTGGACCCGAACGCGGCCACCATCAATGCCATGTTCACCGTGCACGGCGGTGTTATCGCCACCCTCATGGATACCGCCATGGGCAGCGCCGTCTTCACCAAACTCGGTGACGGCGTGGCGTATACGACGCTCGAGCTCAAGGTGAATTTCATTCGTTCGGTGACTCTGGACGGCTCCCGCCTCACCTGCGAGGCCACCGCGGTGCATGTGGGCCGCCGCACCGCCACCGCGGAGGGCCGGATCACCGATGCCGCGGGCAAACTGATCGCGCACGGCTCCACCACCATTCTGGTGCTGGGCGGCGATCGGTAG
- a CDS encoding cytochrome P450 → MSSDQAAVAQVTPVQLAVVESIAPHMRHNPYDSYETLRDAGPFVPGPHETQLVTRHAEAQTILLDPRWSHAEEPELLHGDSDVELPGSFLWMEPPDHTRLRGLVGKAFTARTITGLRDRAEQLVSDLLDGVLAAGEVDLLEALAYPVPLTLICELLGVPAEAHEHVRQMSAGIARGLDPDLLLSPQELAARTAAVHEFTEFFGDLVEQRRRAPRADLITALVQAEEAGVRLTHTELIGTLLILVVAGHETSVNLIGNGALALIRNPGEFARLREHPDLAGAAVDEVLRYDPPVHLTTRTARAEIMVAGRTFTPGDAVIVLLGSANRDPAAFPEPTVFDIGRYGPGRRTERHLSFGLGLHYCLGAPLARLEMREVLHAFALRVGNLTLLEEPPYRPNVVVRGMSELRVRVEGK, encoded by the coding sequence GTGAGTTCGGATCAGGCCGCGGTGGCGCAAGTGACCCCGGTACAGCTGGCGGTCGTGGAGAGCATCGCCCCGCATATGCGCCACAATCCCTATGACAGTTACGAGACGCTGCGCGACGCGGGACCTTTCGTCCCGGGACCGCACGAGACCCAACTGGTCACCCGGCACGCCGAAGCCCAGACGATCCTGCTGGATCCGCGCTGGAGCCACGCCGAGGAACCCGAACTGCTGCACGGGGACAGCGATGTCGAACTGCCCGGCTCATTCCTGTGGATGGAGCCGCCGGACCACACCCGCCTGCGCGGCCTGGTCGGCAAGGCGTTCACCGCGCGCACCATCACCGGATTGCGCGATCGCGCCGAACAATTGGTGAGCGACCTGCTCGATGGCGTGCTCGCCGCCGGGGAGGTGGATCTGCTGGAGGCGCTGGCGTATCCGGTGCCGCTCACCCTGATCTGCGAACTGCTCGGCGTACCCGCCGAGGCGCATGAACACGTACGGCAGATGTCGGCGGGTATCGCGCGCGGGCTGGATCCGGATCTGCTGCTCAGCCCGCAGGAGCTGGCCGCGCGCACCGCGGCGGTGCACGAATTCACCGAATTCTTCGGCGATCTGGTCGAACAGCGCCGCCGCGCCCCGCGCGCGGATCTGATCACCGCACTGGTGCAGGCCGAGGAGGCCGGGGTGCGGCTCACACACACCGAACTGATCGGGACACTGCTCATTCTCGTGGTCGCCGGGCACGAGACGTCGGTGAATCTCATCGGCAACGGCGCACTGGCGCTCATTCGCAATCCCGGCGAGTTCGCGCGGTTGCGCGAACATCCCGACCTGGCCGGCGCGGCGGTCGACGAGGTGCTGCGCTACGACCCGCCCGTACACCTGACCACCCGCACCGCCCGCGCCGAAATCATGGTCGCCGGAAGGACATTCACGCCCGGTGACGCCGTGATCGTGCTGCTCGGCTCGGCCAATCGCGATCCGGCGGCCTTTCCCGAACCCACCGTCTTCGATATCGGCCGCTACGGGCCGGGCCGCCGCACCGAACGGCACCTGTCCTTCGGGCTCGGCCTGCACTACTGCCTGGGAGCGCCGCTGGCCCGCCTGGAGATGCGAGAGGTGCTGCACGCCTTCGCCCTTCGCGTCGGCAACCTGACCCTGCTCGAGGAACCCCCGTACCGGCCCAATGTGGTGGTGCGCGGCATGTCCGAACTTCGCGTCCGTGTGGAGGGCAAATGA
- a CDS encoding PaaI family thioesterase, with the protein MMVEHTARQPDPPVVAVPWSVIPDYHCFGCSPHNESGLRLSFTPHEDGLQARFRLDRSFESYPGVVHGGLTGVICDEVMGNLIVLARQVPAFTVSQRTRFLTPLLIDREYRCVATLTGDGGEEPIRAAADIIDADGAVCASSTATYQPFTLADARHQLSLGDDEVALLSHALSTADALPPNGVRHVHH; encoded by the coding sequence ATGATGGTGGAACACACTGCGCGGCAGCCGGATCCACCGGTCGTCGCGGTGCCGTGGTCGGTGATACCGGACTACCACTGCTTCGGCTGCTCCCCGCACAACGAGTCCGGATTGCGGCTGAGCTTCACACCGCACGAGGACGGCCTGCAGGCCCGGTTCCGCCTCGATCGCTCCTTCGAGTCCTATCCGGGCGTGGTGCACGGGGGCCTGACCGGCGTCATCTGCGATGAGGTGATGGGCAATCTCATCGTGCTGGCCCGGCAGGTACCCGCCTTCACCGTCTCCCAGCGCACCCGATTCCTGACCCCGCTGCTCATCGACCGCGAATACCGCTGTGTGGCAACGCTCACCGGCGACGGCGGCGAGGAGCCCATCCGCGCGGCCGCGGACATCATCGATGCCGATGGCGCGGTCTGTGCCTCCTCGACCGCGACCTATCAACCGTTCACGCTGGCCGACGCACGTCACCAGCTCTCCCTCGGCGACGACGAGGTCGCACTGCTCTCCCACGCCCTCAGCACCGCTGACGCCCTGCCCCCGAATGGAGTTCGCCATGTCCACCACTGA